From one Magnolia sinica isolate HGM2019 chromosome 18, MsV1, whole genome shotgun sequence genomic stretch:
- the LOC131232360 gene encoding uncharacterized protein LOC131232360, translating into MVKWFKPLTGWVKLNANESSTSNPSLVGGEGIYRGDKGDFIFGYYIGYGMAFNTRAEIRAIYDGLHICFTKGLYNVVIESDSQLVINFLSGTSVSGWKWKYYLDRIKHICINGQVKFDHILREGNGSVDGMARLGSGSQNSAQIVVMANLPSMVKGSSTR; encoded by the coding sequence ATGGTTAAGTGGTTCAAGCCGCTCACCGGCTGGGTGAAGCTGAACGCTAATGAGTCTTCCACGAGTAATCCTAGTTTGGTTGGTGGCGAGGGCATTTACAGAGGAGATAAAGGGGACTTCATCTTCGGCTACTACATAGGCTATGGGATGGCGTTTAACACTAGGGCGGAAATCCGGGCCATTTACGACGGGCTCCACATCTGCTTCACTAAGGGCTTATACAACGTAGTTATTGAATCTGACTCCCAGCTGGTTATTAATTTCCTATCAGGGACCTCTGTCTCTGGTTGGAAATGGAAGTATTATCTGGATAGGATCAAACATATTTGCATTAATGGTCAGGTCAAGTTTGATCACATCCTCAGGGAAGGCAATGGGTCGGTGGATGGGATGGCTCGATTGGGCAGTGGCAGTCAAAATTCAGCCCAGATTGTCGTCATGGCCAACCTTCCTAGCATGGTCAAGGGTTCCTCTACTCGATAA